The genomic window CGACGCCAACGGGAGCGCGCTGCGCCTGAGCACGCTCACGGTGTTCGACCAGGGCGACCAGCTGCTGCAGAAGGTGATGCTGGCCAACTTCACCGGCGTCACCGGCCGCGTGCGGTTCGGCTCCGACAGAGTCCTGATCAACCCCGCCTACGAGGTCCTCAACGTCGGCGGCACGGGCGTGCGGCGGGTCGGGTACTGGTCCAACTACACGCGCCTGTCGGCCACCGCGCCCAGGCTGCTGGACAGCGGCCTGGGCGCGCCGAACAACGTGAGTCAGCAGCAGCTGTACAGCGTGATCTGGCCGGGGGAGACGACCGTGCCGCCGCGCGGGTGGGTGTTCCCCGACAACGGCAAGCCGCTGAGGATCGGCGTGCCGTACCGGACGACGTACAAGCAGTTCGTGTCCAAGGACTCCGGCCCGGATGGCGTGAGCGGGTACTGCGTGGACGTGTTCAAGGCCGCCGTGGGGCTGCTCCCGTACCCGGTGCCAATctccttcatcctgttcggcgaCGGCGTCAAGAACCCCAGCTACAGCGAGCTCGTGCAGAAGGTCGCCGACAATGTCAGTCGCTGCACTTGTCTCAATTTCTTCTTGCGTTGCATTGATGGTCAAGAACTGAATCTGCCATTGCATATATAGTACTTCGATGCTGCGGTGGGCGACATCTCGATCGTGACGAACCGGACGCGGGTGGTGGACTTCACGCAGCCGTACGTGGAGTCGGGGCTGGTGATCGTGTCCACGGTGAAGGCCAAGAGCTCCAACGAGTGGGCCTTCCTCAAGCCCTTCACGCTGGGGATGTGGGGCGTCACTGGCGCCTTCTTCCTTTTCGTCGGCGCCGTCGTCTGGATCCTCGAGCACCGGTTCAACCCGGAGTTCAGGGGCTCACCGAGGAAGCAGATCGTCACCATCTTCTGGTTCAGCTTCTCCACCATGTTCTTCGCGCACAGTAAGTAGATTGCTTGGCTTGTTGGAACTCGATCTCAAGTGAACTGGATGGATGAACCCAACTGAATTTGTGCAGGAGAAAACACTGTGAGCACGCTGGGTCGGTTCGTGCTGATCATCTGGCTGTTCGTGGTGCTGATCATCAATTCCAGCTACACGGCGAGCCTGACGTCGATCCTGACGGTGCAGCAGCTGTCGACGGGGATCCAGGGGCTGGACAGCCTCCTCTCCAGCGACCAGCCCATCGGGTACCAGGTCGGCTCCTTCGCCAAGAGCTACATGATGCAGGAGCTCGGCGTGCCCGAGTCGCGCCTCAGGGAGCTCGCCATCGACAACTACGCCGCCAGCCTACAGCGTGGCCCAAGCAATGGTGGCGTCGCCGCAATCGTGGACGAGCTGCCCTACGTCGaactcttcctctccaccaactGTCAGTTCAGGACGGTCGGGCAGGAGTTCACCAAGAGCGGATGGGGATTTGTAAGCTGCTCCTCCATTCTTGAATTCAGTTCAGTGGTTGGTCTCAAACTCTCATGTCTGAAGCTTGTTGCATCGCATGGTCACTCCGACCGATGAATGGACAGGCGTTCCAGCGGGACTCCCCCCTGGCGGTGGACCTGTCGACGGCGATCCTGACGCTGTCTGAGAACGGCTACCTGCAGCGGATCCACGACAAGTGGCTGAACACAGGGACGTGCGCGTCGCAGAGCAGCGACGTAGGCGCCGACAGGCTGAACCTGAGCAGCTTCTGGGGCCTCTTCCTCATCTGCGGCGTCGCGTGCTTCATCGCGTTGTTCATCTACCTGGCGAGGATACTCTGCCAGTACTGCGAGTACCACCGCCAAGGCGGTGGTGGCAGCGACGATGGGGGCGCGTTCCCTGACCCGGAGAGGAGCGTGCGGCGGCCGGCTCGGCTGAGTAGCATTCGGGAGCTGATGACGTTCGTGGACATGAAGGAGAAGGAGGTGAAGATGGCCATCAGGAGCAAGTCCGGCAACAGGCCGCTGGACAGGTCCATCAACAGCAGGTCCGTCTCCGAAGGGACTTCCTTGTCGCGGCCGTCGTCGCTGTCGCCGATGTAGCTTGCATTGCGACGGCGTTCTTCAAAGACACGGGGAGATTTCTGACTAAGTAGCAGGGTAATTGATATAGTTTGAAGCTGAAGACACTTACATTTGCTAGGACGCCGTGTAGCTGTAGATGTAGGTGTAGATGTAGGAAAGGAAGGAAGAAGGCGTATGTAATGTACTAGTGGATGCAATGCACAAAACTTGCTCAGGACGACTACACGATCTATCTGTAGGGAGCAAAATGTACAAGACATGTAGACACGTATGGTGCCTTCCTGAAGGCATCTGGCCGGCTGGCCCTGGTCAATCTTGCTGTGAATTAACAAAGCTCGAAGGCAATTCCTTTGGATGAGCTGCAAACCAATTTTGGTGGTAAATGCAAAGTCACATCGAAGAGAGTATGCAGGCCAAAGAGCCTAGCGGCCTGGGCATCCTTCATCTCGAAAATTTTGGCAGTGCGCTCTGGTTGGTTATGGCACGAGTGGCCGACAACCCAGAAGGTTTGGAGATTCCATGTgatattgtgaggaaccgtccaaatagtattccaattaatcatcaggaggatcattattcataatcacaacctcgacgattaaccagaataccatttcggtagtcccggcacgtgttttgtgcccaggatcggaacacatgtcttccaactcaaatatcacaacacagtttaatagagagcaaataattaaactggattaccattattaaacaagcaactgcttccacaatttacaacaaaagaggaacaacaacaactatgcagcggaagaaaaacctatacaacaaaagagtatggagccgtatgcccttaggctccatacccaaaagcgccggagttcggagtagaaggtgctactcctgcccgccaccctgatcggcaggcacaaagtagccgaacactgcctcttcttcgccgacctgcgaacctgaaagcaacttaagggcagcacccttagtacgaaggtactagcaagtcttacacagtatgagtatatatattctcgactccaaggatcatgcatttaaagctgtagcaaggattaagacatgtttaagttcattaagcggtaagcaacctagactctaggtgtaagcaactgacttaaccaaccaccgactcaaaccctgccaaccaactgatcaaaacagatatataacaacaagtgtataaaagcaaaccattcccaccaaaccaccaaccacataccgaccaaaccaccccaatccaaccatgccacaacccacatcgaaactctacgaccaaaatatggtcgctcggtggagataagcgatagcgatgctcataaccgagagcgcggcagttcgaactgattatacaccctgcaggggatactcctggacccacacgacacagggaccatacggcttgtgccacccgctaagatgcgcacaagggggtacccgtgacaacctttcccaaccaggcccaaccatgtggatcaatcatagctcggcacggcggtattagaactactccccgagcaaactaataccgctaaaagcccggactcaaaccggactcacaccgtctatgacgaggcccacatgaccacgtctgcgaaggtaatcggctcgcctaccattatatcagcatgtggtgagtaaggtatgtgctaaagccgactacaccgatgatcggtgcttaaccggtgcaagcggtctacggtgtccgggttccctccccgaactgcctgaggactcctcgtgagcagatgacacccctaacaccgcccacacctcgtctcaactcaccacccaccaaaccgactcatcatcaacacaaccataagtgtgaacaagtaataagtcctaggctcgcgacaacggtggacgccgtcgtcgacttctaccggaaagcctaagtaccactaagcatagcgaactaaaattagacctcgatgacaccagtaggctcctaggaacaacacatgacatgtgaccgaaatgggataatgcatcggtataggttctacccaactcagtacccgacacatgcaatgtatacataagcgtagataacatattaaattttcaagtagacacggtgcaatatgaacgaggcttgccttgctgccctggatcagaaaggtgggacgcctcacgatcgcccacggcctccgggatcgacggatcggcgttcactacagaaagcaacgcgtgcaatgtaatgagcatgtatgaaatgcgaccatgtaagaaaaatatgctccacaatacatgacaacattattccaagatcgtactgtccaaaccagaattttccaagtggtctcaaaaaatTTGGAGtccctacgaattaactacgaattttacaagctatcagctatcaggaaagcctgataaaccgtgctcggggtgcccgagatgaacagtactcgcgggtacccgggataaacagtacccggggcgctcgaggtgaacggtacccggggtgctcggggtgaacagtacccggggtcctcgggatcgaccgtgctcgggtgctcgggtgaacagtacccggggtcctcaggtgaacagtaccccccgggtgttcgggagtgctcggggtgaacagtacagcggtgctcgggtgctcgggtgaacagtactcgcgctacagtaaaatcagcctcgcgcagctccagaacagccgccattacgaagggaaaaactgggctaaactaacctggaaGTCTctataaatcaaaagtaaaaatacctagaagggtgtacagggtctagactttgctcaaccgcctagcaacatgattcctaactcaattccacataaatcctcatttgttcccagactgcagaactttaagaactttgcaaccctagttccagattcaagatctatccaaccaaaaatgagcatacttgccatgggagcctagcagactcacccaaggtcctttgctgaggttggtgaccgccagttgaaggaggaaacaacGGAAAATGGCttagagaagagaggaaaaactgctgcttccttgcttctcccaaagaacaccaaacaagttcagaaccagctcgaattctttcggggaaactgaaaatgaattggatggacgagtagtccttgagctggtggtcacgtgagtaccacatacgtaccttgatcttgctcccagaggtagggatccaaaaggggaaaaagggagcctaagagagagagtgagagacagccaactccaacttgcttcttcaaaaagtcttatctggtggagtgggtgagtagtacgtatgggcaagctttttagggggagagatagtgttgttgcccacctatagagagatattttccatcCAAGTgagccccatttacctagaggaaagtccagacttgcttctagctcttttatttctcttagtttttccttctcccacctcattgattcaaagtgaggtgctccagtgacccaaactagaatatgaagctgaaattgcatatttttaggattaaaacacacaattacggattttaggacgtgacagaTATAACACGGACTCGCTGCTCTTCCCTAGTGCTACTTTGTTTATTCCTTCATTCGAGTAGCACGACCCGTCGTTGGTCATTCATGTCTGCCTACTTCCATGCACCAATACTGCTCCATGCATCTTCGGTGCAGTGCATACAAGCTACGTACATTTGGTAAAGTACTTGCCAACCAAGTGTGTCAATGAAATAAGCACAGGACGGAAGGGAAATGTATGTAAAATATGTTGGGCAATGAGCTCTCATGTCATTGTGCCTGCTTCTTGATGGCTCTCCTCATCGTACTGGGCCTCCTTCGGCTCCAAATCGATAAATTGGTTTGAGTTGTTGGCCAAATGTGATATGCTTACTCTCCCTTCTTTCCTGATGTATTCTGCAACAGCCTTCATCTCCTCAGTGGATATGTATATGAACTTCCCCCGATCATCCATCACACCAGATAGCCTATctgttaaataaaaaataacaagcTCGTCAGTCCAAACAATGTTGAGGGCCTCAGTAGTCGACAGGTTTCAACATATGCAACAAGATGTAACTCGGATAATATCTCCGTATATAAGGCAGAGGAGGCTAATTCATAGTTACAAATTGAAAGAGGGCAAAAATTACAAAGCGGTAGAGGAGTCACATACCCATGCTTTCCAGTGTAACAATTCTGTTGATGCAGTCCTGCAAAATAGTAAACTAGTCATAAGCAAAGCAAATGCAAATTGTAAAACGCTAGTAAAGGACGAAAGCAAGGTTTACACCTCAAACTAGAGAATCGCAAAACAGAGGGAGATTTTCTTGGTAATGGTATTGAATGTGCATAGTGTTCTTCACAGTCATTCTAGTTCACATCTATGGATTTACTGTGGTGCTCTGATCACTAATCTTTTGTAATGATTCTCAATGTTTACAAGTCTGGCGAACAGTAGACTTGGGAATTTACTGCAGAAAGTATGCCAATCTCATGCACGAGGTAAATGGACCAAGACAGAATGTGTTCAGAAAATTATCACTACACAGTTCCAAAATCTGTATCAACTAGCTGCAAATGCTGGTTGGGGAAACAAAATACAGGCACCATAACAAAACTAATGTTGTCCAAATGGATATATTTGAAATGCGGAAGTGTTTCCTGGTGGCTCTTGGGGAAGTTTTTTGGTTTGTCTtctaaagagagagaaaaaaagccTCGCCTCAACTGTGCGTCTGCAAATCTCTCGCATTGTTAGGGTGCTTACCTAAAATGAGCCTTTTTTCAATGCCTCGCATGAGACATATATGGTGAGACTAGTCAGGTAATTAGTTTGCATATGTACAAATACAGTGAACATAGGGGGGACAGAAATTTAAGGCAAGGCAATTATCAGATCAAGGGCTCAAGGCAAAGTCAGCTTGACACATGATCCTCAGTGACAGAAGATGTGCAAAACAGAAAATCCTGAAATGCCAGTCTAACACTGTCATAGCAACCTAGAAAACGGGGTATCAATTGTAAGCTAGAAGGACTTGCCTAACAGATTTGTCatcatttttatttaaatatgatAGGATCTTACAGTTCTGGAGAGCATAAGAAGATACTTAAGCTAATCATAACAACGCACTCTGATGTATAAATTATTTAAGTACCTGAGTTCGCATCCTGAACTCTGCTGCCAGGTCCTCTAGGGGAACACACTTCTGCTTCTGGAAAGTTTATGGACAAATTAACAGCAAAGGTTGTCAGTTTGCTCTTAACCAAGTATATCGTATCAAAATAGTATACTCAAGGTCATGACAGGAGAATACTGCAGCCTTAAAAAATTCCGTTAGCAAGAGAGATAAAAGTTGCATTACTATAACTTCTCATAAGAAACTCAACAGAATTCAATGTTGCAGAGATGCAACGGTAGGTGTCTCCAGACTAAAGGGCAAACCAAGCACATATTCATTTATGCTGACAGTGACCTATTATGGAGTATCGCaagcaaataaaaatattttgttgtcaAATTTTGCAACAAAAACCTGTCATTTATCAAAATAAGCATGGAAACTTTAAGTTGCACAGTCATGAGGGTAAAAGTAAAGATACTTGCTTTCAACACATAATGGGGGGCCTGCATACGCTAGCATGCAACATTAAACTAAATTATGTCATCAAACACAGAAAGTGTACCTTGATGTATTCCACAAAGTTGTGGAGCAAACCCTGACCGTCATCTTGCGTCTCACTCTCTGTTGTACCTTCAGCATCAACCGAGAAGGCCCCTTTCCATTTCTCGAACTCTAGAGCAGCGGCTTCCTCCTCCTTTGCTTTTCGTGccctagcttcttcttcctatAGCAGTTAATAATCATCTTATCATGAGAGTTCAAAACATAACAGCATTAAACAACGGAGGTATCAGCAGTTAAAGAATCCCTAACCAGTAATCTCTCTTGAGCCTCACGCTCCTcatccttcttcctcctcatttCCGCATAGCGATCTTGTTTAGTCCTTCTTGAATCCCGTGCAGCATCTTCAGCCTTGCAGgcacacaatttttttttgttctttaagagaaatcagcacaatcaagAAATTCAATAAAACAACAACTGAGCCTTTGTcgcaagcaagttggggtaggcaaTCAAGAAATTCAACGGAAGGCATCGATGCACTATCCTTCCACTATCGATTTCAACATGAACATCAAACTGGCAATCACATATTTGCATTGACAAAACAAGACCATTACGTCCAGATGCTGCAGTAAAATGTGCAATGGATCCCCTTGTACTAAGATTCAAATGCCTATATGAATCAATCATGCTAAGTTGGTTGTATTTGCTCAGAACTGAATGTGTATATCGACACACAAAATACCTAGTCGAGGAATTAAATCTGCCCGTGCAGTTTAAATTGCAGTACAAGAGTCCAGCTGAGATACAAATCATCGTAACACAATTCGATAAAATTTAGCTTCCAAGTATAAGCAACTGAAATATTGCAGAGCTTCGCATTGTACAGTAATTTGTAACCAACCTGACGCTGCGCCTCACGctcttgccttttcttttccttcttggaGGATTTGGGGACGTTGTGACCCTCCGGGACCTCCTCGTCGTCACTGTCCCCATCGTTCTCTGCAACTG from Phragmites australis chromosome 14, lpPhrAust1.1, whole genome shotgun sequence includes these protein-coding regions:
- the LOC133890583 gene encoding glutamate receptor 3.4-like, with product MASSSRMSRALTLLLRVLFLCNALSVVLPARTANVTIGALLTLDSVIGRSAKTAIELAVADVNRDAGVLRGTNLSVLMQDTKCSGFVGTIQALELMEKKVVAVLGPQSSGIAHVVSHVVNELHVPLLTFAATDPALSSTQYPYLVRAAHDDSFQMNAVADLVAHYGWREVTAVYVDDDFGRGGVDALGDALEDMRSRISYKAAFPPGADRAALGELLLQANMMESRVFVVHASPDSGLDIFAVAQTLGMMASGYVWIATDWLAAAIDSTRPTSPKTMSLVQGVVTLRQYTPDSDAKRSLVSRFISSRNNATASLNAYGLFAYDSVWMAARAIDQFLDDGGNISFSPDPRLRDANGSALRLSTLTVFDQGDQLLQKVMLANFTGVTGRVRFGSDRVLINPAYEVLNVGGTGVRRVGYWSNYTRLSATAPRLLDSGLGAPNNVSQQQLYSVIWPGETTVPPRGWVFPDNGKPLRIGVPYRTTYKQFVSKDSGPDGVSGYCVDVFKAAVGLLPYPVPISFILFGDGVKNPSYSELVQKVADNYFDAAVGDISIVTNRTRVVDFTQPYVESGLVIVSTVKAKSSNEWAFLKPFTLGMWGVTGAFFLFVGAVVWILEHRFNPEFRGSPRKQIVTIFWFSFSTMFFAHRENTVSTLGRFVLIIWLFVVLIINSSYTASLTSILTVQQLSTGIQGLDSLLSSDQPIGYQVGSFAKSYMMQELGVPESRLRELAIDNYAASLQRGPSNGGVAAIVDELPYVELFLSTNCQFRTVGQEFTKSGWGFAFQRDSPLAVDLSTAILTLSENGYLQRIHDKWLNTGTCASQSSDVGADRLNLSSFWGLFLICGVACFIALFIYLARILCQYCEYHRQGGGGSDDGGAFPDPERSVRRPARLSSIRELMTFVDMKEKEVKMAIRSKSGNRPLDRSINSRSVSEGTSLSRPSSLSPM
- the LOC133891509 gene encoding DDRGK domain-containing protein 1-like, yielding MDGGGVLGAVVCMLLVFAIFPLLLWRRRSDPVSDSHRLPPQPLPGDGVVRGGAAARRMRRRPAAATASSSAASTSRDVAENDGDSDDEEVPEGHNVPKSSKKEKKRQEREAQRQAEDAARDSRRTKQDRYAEMRRKKDEEREAQERLLEEEARARKAKEEEAAALEFEKWKGAFSVDAEGTTESETQDDGQGLLHNFVEYIKKQKCVPLEDLAAEFRMRTQDCINRIVTLESMDRLSGVMDDRGKFIYISTEEMKAVAEYIRKEGRVSISHLANNSNQFIDLEPKEAQYDEESHQEAGTMT